The following proteins are encoded in a genomic region of Triticum dicoccoides isolate Atlit2015 ecotype Zavitan chromosome 1B, WEW_v2.0, whole genome shotgun sequence:
- the LOC119335384 gene encoding uncharacterized protein LOC119335384, producing MAFNLLADHHTEAHDWYAYERYVDEGMGVDVSGTVLSVQQYRLKNEVLVKVSSRISRQNKSYELIGEAIRATSTYWFATDATRLFISSLIHRAQGILDQDKCLDNFDANNVVVTNKGEAKFRHVKIIEKTYQARRQMYTCIVNVIRGYFDGYQIPEDMQDLINLMSTQQKDLLYQISPALLLRHQRSDRYTRLYEYVKYKVGTFQKELILEKLLQLPWVLQWKSKVPQNNVLKETFDFIPGSYDLKRPTDEHNNPTTPWTEREQKLKLVELLLDFVRNGTAHRSQRKTKVDPDQFETIIMVFYLMLLPKLQEAVYDVAGKPALVYLGLA from the exons ATGGCGTTCAATCTTCTTGCTGACCATCATACTGAAG CCCATGACTGGTACGCCTATGAGCGTTATGTTGATGAGGGCATGGGTGTGGATGTTTCTGGTACAGTTTTGTCAGTCCAACAGTATCGACTTAAAAATGAAGTGCTGGTTAAAGTATCATCCAGGATCTCTCGCCAGAATAAGTCCTATGAACTGATTGGGGAGGCAATTAGGGCAACCTCCACTTATTGGTTCGCTACTGATGCAACACGGTTGTTTATCTCTTCTCTGATACACAGAGCGCAGGGAATTCTGGATCAAGATAAGTGCTTAGACAACTTTGATGCTAATAATGTCGTCGTGACAAATAAAGGAGAGGCCAAGTTCCGACATGTGAAAATCATTGAAAAGACTTATCAAGCTCGAAGACAAATGTATACTTGCATTGTTAATGTCATCAGAGGTTATTTTGATGGGTATCAAATTCCTGAAGATATGCAGGATTTGATTAATTTGATGAGTACACAACAAAAAGATCTTCTCTACCAAATAAGCCCAGCACTCTTACTTCGCCATCAAAGATCAGATCGATATACTCGACTCTATGAGTATGTCAAATACAAAGTGGGCACTTTTCAGAAGGAGCTCATACTCGAGAAGTTGCTTCAATTGCCATGGGTGCTCCAATGGAAGAGCAAGGTGCCGCAGAACAATGTACTTAAGGAAACTTTTGACTTCATTCCGGGTAGCTATGACCTGAAGCGCCCGACGGATGAGCataataatccaacaactccgtggaCTGAACGCGAACAGAAGCTTAAGCTGGTGGAGTTATTGCTTGATTTTGTGAGAAATGGAACTGCACACCGATCCCAAAGGAAAACCAAAGTCGATCCAGATCAGTTTGAAACCATCATTATGGTTTTTTACCTCATGCTACTTCCCAAGTTGCAAGAAGCTGTTTATGATGTGGCAGGAAAGCCTGCTCTTGTATATTTGGGATTGGCCTAG